The Theobroma cacao cultivar B97-61/B2 chromosome 1, Criollo_cocoa_genome_V2, whole genome shotgun sequence genome contains the following window.
TTGTGCCAAGCCTAAGTTGTctgttacttttttttatatatatgttatatataaaAGTCTTCGTGGTTCTGGTTTCGTTCCAGGCTTTGGGGGATTACACAAGGATGATCAGTGACTTTTCTGTATTGCCATCTGAAGTGAGAGAAGGACGGGTGGGATCTTTTTGGTACCATGAGGATACACAAGCCTTTTTCGATGATGTTGATCACTACAGGATGATCAAAGCAATGTGCAGACTTTCTTGTAGTGTATGTGACAAGATGGAAGAGCAGTCGAATGAGGGGGCGAAACGACGGGCAAAGTTTAGGAACATTGAACAGTTGAAGGGTCATTTGTTTCATCGACATAAATTGGTTATGTGCAGCCTGTGTTTGGAAGGACGGAAGGTAAGTTGTTCAAATGAAAATATGACCATTCTGTTTCGTTAAAACTGTAAACCCATTGTTCTTTTTGAAGTGTCTTTGTTTGTACATCAATAAAAGCTGGCTGTATGCATCATTAGCTCACTGGTTTCCTTTGGATGATGTAGGTGTTTATCTGTGAACAAAAGCTATATACTAGAGCACAGCTAAACCAACATATAAACACGGGTGATTCTGAGGTGGATGGAACTGAAAGTGAGAGAGGTGGCTTCATGGGGCATCCAATGTGTGAATTCTGCAAGACCCCATTCTATGGGGATAATGAGTTATACTCTCACATGTCCACAGAGCACTATACATGTCATATATGCCAAAGGTACTCAGGCTATTCTTGGTACTGATTTTTGCAATACACCTTAAAGCAAGTGGGCTTACTTTTGCTTGTTCAATGTTCAATGCAGGCAGCATCCAGGACAGTATGAATATTACAAGAATTATGATGACCTTGAGGCAAGATGACTCCtatatttctttgcttttcttttttatttctttttctcctcttAAAGTTAAAGTCAAATGTCATTTTGGAAATTGTCTGCCACAGATTCATTTTCGCCGAGATCATTACCTATGTGAGGATGAGGCTTGCCTTGCCAAAAAGTTTATTGTCTTTCAGTCTGAAGCTGAACTAAAGGTGACTTCTTCGAGCATATAAATTATGTGcataatatattttgtttgattatgTCCTAGTATAGCTCaagttttccttttctcatAAACTGTTCttattgtttttcatttttgttctttcagAGGCATAATACAATGGAACATGGAGGTCGCATGTCTCGTGCACAGCGTAATGCTGCTCTACAAGTATGTATAATCCGTCTGATCAAAGGACTTCTCATAAGTTGAATTTCCTAATTGATTGTATCCACTGATGAGTTGGTTACTTTTTGTGGTTTTGTTAATTGATTGTACTTTTTCCAGATACCAACAAGCTTTCGATATCGTCGAAGTAATGAAGATAATCGCCGTGGAAGAGGACGGACATTTCGGCGTGAGCTGTCTGATAACGACTATCAACTTTCCATGGCCATTGAGGCAAGTTTGGGGACTGCTGGTGATCTGCAAGCATCATCTACCGCACAGGTGGTCTCTGATCATGCAGATACAAATGATATTGACGCACTTGTTCAGCCTTTTGAATTATTATCTACAACAGATTCTGAATCATCGGCAAGATACCTTCAAGCATTGGGGGGAGGCTCCAGGGGTGCACCTTTGCAAGAATCTTCTTTTCCTCCTCTCCCCATTGGTCCCAGCACCAGCCAACAAAAGCCTAAACGTAGCTCAGAAGGTTTGGCTAACAACACCATGGCAGCACATCTACGGTGCCGGAAGAATGGGAATACAAATGTTTTCAATTCAGCTCAGGCATGGCCAGCAACAAGTCGCAGGCCTATGCAAGCATCAAGTAGTTCAACTCAGGTTGGAAGAACAACCAATGTTGCGGCCGTAACACCACATGGTACTGGTAATGGAGCTGCACAGTTGAGCTATGCAAGTTCAACTCAGGCACAGGCTCAGGTTCAGGCTCGACCGACAACAGCAGATGTATTAATATCATCTGGTTCTCGAATGAGCTCAGGCAACACAAGTAGGATAAGCCACTCTTCATCAGCTCCAAATCTTGCTAATAGTGGATTCTCGGAACCTTCCGTTTCCGATTTTCCTCCAGTTTCTGCTGCACAAAGGCACAAGCAGTCCTCAAGCAGCCAGGGGCAGATGAATGTGGAAGATGTTCAGACAGCCAACAAATCTTTGGTGGAAAAGATGCGAGCTGCTCTTGAATATGATGAAGAAAAATACAATgcttttaaagaaatatctGGACAGTATCGTCAGGGTTTAATAGATTCTGGCAGATATTTGGATTATGTAAAACAGTATGGCTTGTCACATCTAGTTCTTGAGCTGGCTAGACTCTGCCCCGATGCTCAGAAGCAGAAAGAGCTAATTGAGACCTATAATGCTAGTTCTCAAAGCAACGGTCTGCAGGATAATGGTGGGGCCAAAGGTGGTGTCTGGTCGAAGGATAATATTGCCTCTAAGAAAGGGAAAGGGAAGTCTTTGGATACTGCAAGCAGTAATTCAAAGGATACCTTAGCCGATAGTATTGTGAGCAGTGTCAGGAAGTTGCAGTCAAGTTATATGCCTTCTGAAGAAGAGGTGGAGGTGCTATCAAAGGATGGTTACCGTCCTTCCAAAGGCAAATCAAAGGTGATGGTTGATGAACTGCGGGTGGAACTGAATTCTAGCAATCAGCCGTCAGTAATAATTGGGGGCCAAAATGATTCCTTATCTGTTAAACTGGGATCAGGGGATGGGGGTGGTGGTAGCAAGCAACGGAAGAAAACTTCAAAGTTTCACCGGCTGCGACTTGGTGATGGTTCAATGGCAGCACTATTGGATCATAAAAGTTCTGAGCCGGATCCTGAACCATTAGACAAGAAGTTTGACGGCAGCCAAAATTCCACCGGAGGATTGCCTATACGTGGTGTTTGGAAGAAGGGAGGAAGTCAGAAACTCTTTCCATAGGTTATATGCCAAAACCTTACTGGAAGATAGTGTTTGGCTCTAGGGAGGTCATAACTTTTATTGGAAAATGACCTAAAGTAGTCTTAAAAGTGATTTGAGTTTTGCTATGATGTTCCCAGAAGTGCTGGCAGTAGATGGAGAAGATTCCCGTTAATGCCAGAGTTTCCAAGGTGTTGTGAAAACTATCCTAGTTGTGTTGGCTTGTCCGATTTAACCACTTTTTGATGATACAGCATTGTAATTTTGAGGTGAGAAAGATCTTTCCGGAGTCTGGACGTTGTTCGTTTTAGTGTTAAAAATATgctttttatttagaaaaaaaaaacatatacaGAGTTGAAGATTCTTTGTCTGAATATGTAGCTTCTTATTtgagtattttattttctataataTGTACTTAAATGTTtataatagataaaaaaaatacagatGTTGGAGAAGTTTTTAATTGATGAAAAtagttatatttatttatgtaaataactgatattagtaagatttatgtaatttttaaatatataaaaaattttacttgtatcaatgaattttattaaaaatgttattttattatatacatattacTCAATTTGTaaacaagttttttatttacattgaatatgttttttaattttaatagcatttaataatttataaattaatgtttaacaatttcaattatatataattgaaccattaattgttttttacatataattattatttaaaaataaataaaaaacaaatatttatcaGATGACAGTAAACACTAGTACGAGTAAAGAAGCGGCATAGTAAATCAAAAAAACATAAGAACTATTGTATCAGCCATGAAAATAAAACAGGATTGCTGTGTTCTATGTACGTACGGAGATAAATTGATCCTTTAATTTAGTTGATTGAAGGGTTTAAATTTGTCATAATCCCCCTGCTccttattttgatatttaaaagataataatataaGATTCACACTTAATAGTTCTTAAATTTGGTTTTGACCTTTAGAACTGAATGAAATTTTATCTTACTCAAACCGAAAACAAACTGATATGAGAAGTCAAGCCTAATGCAGAACCATGCTTATGAATATTCCTTTCAATATAACATATTAAATCATGGGTACATTTTGTGGGTATTTTGACCTACTAAAATATCCATGTGGCTGTATGTAAAGCAAATGTAATAGCCTCTTCTTCACCTTTATATCCAAACTTTATAGTCAAAAGCAGGCATCATAGAAGCTGAATGGAGAGGTCAAAATTGAGAATAACATACAAAATGGATGTCAAATTTCCCAAAGTAGAACATATATAAGCAATACATGGATAACTTTTAGGTTTCCCATCCAGTATGCAAGTGCATTGTTATTGATAGCATTAACTTGTAGGCATATATATGATTTACAGAATGAATGATGGTCCATAGATGCGACAACACCAACACCAGGCTGAGcttcaacattcaacattAAACGGATGGGGACCAAGCTATTTTACGGTAATGTACACAGCTTATAGTTCAAAAATCTGATTACTAGCACAACCAAAGGTTTTCTCGCTGCTGTAACACATATAGAGAAATCCATCATCCTCTTTGAAAGATTCATATACAGAGTCCATAAGAGTAGCTGCAAACACAGATGATAGATGAGGGCTCAGAAAATGTTAGACAACAGAACCATGTGAAAGAAACACAGTGCATAATCTTATCATGGCTTACCTGTTTGAGGTAAAGTATCCTTCACAAACACAAAGAGCGCTTTTCCAGGGGTCAGACGAAGTCTTAAGCTTAAGATGTGAATGAATTGTCCAACAGACATGTCTCGAGGAACCAGATACCTACAATTGAAACAGAGTGGCAAGAATTTATTCTGCCCTTTTATCCTTTTCTAACTAGTAATTCCAACTTTTGATATCCATACTTCTAATATTTAGCAATAATAGAACTGTGTTTTCAACTTTGGATCTTTTCATCTACACAATTCAACAAGCAAAATCTTAATAATCACACAAAGTAGAGAAAGAGTACGCATTATTAGTAGTCTTTCTTGCATTAGGCAGAGTTCTCCAACAAAGAATTATAAGGTATAAGACAGTAAGGCATGCAGTTGATAAGAACAAATTGCTATTGGGGTAGGCGGAAACTTACTTTTTCTTATCCATCTCAGGAAGATCGGCTTTTGAGTATCTTTCCACAACCACCTGCAAAATGAGAACAAAAAGATCAGATCACTCATTTTAGCAATTAAAagcttattctttttaatataagCCATATCCATTGAAGGGCAGAAGGGATTAAGTTCATCTAATCTAAAGTAGTAAGCTTGATTACAACTGTAGAGCATTAATCAAGACAACAACGTAAACCCAGcagataaaaaattgaaaaatgatcaTATTTTTTAGAACATTAACTTCCAGGCAATATCCCAAAGGCAGAATATTGGAAACACAAATAATGACTGatatttatacaaaaaaaaaaaggaacgaaaaaaagaaagggaggaaACCGTTTGACCAAAAATAAAGTCAAATGAGACGGAATCGGAAAACTTACGGGGACCCGATTGGGATATTTGGCAGTGATATCGCGGGATTCTTCGAGCCTTTGCTCTGCAATTCAATTTAGAAGaaagaacaaattaaattaaaaaataaacggGGATTAGAAAggagggtttttctttttttggaagAGGAAGATAAGAGAAGAGTTTGGGAATTAAACCGAATGTGAACTCGTCCTTGAAAGAAGGGATCTTCCCCATGGCAGTCGTTGAGTCGTGTTAAGAATggagagaagaaaggaattgGTAATACGCAATGGATAAAACTGGAAGGAGACGATGAACAATTATTTCAGAAGACACGCACCGACGCCAGGGATCTATAgaatttaattagtttaggttataaatataatatctGGTACCGGTTACTGTCAACAAGCGGGGATAGCTCAGTTGGGAGAGCGTCAGACTGAAGATCTGAAGGTCGCGTGTTCGATCCACGCTCACCGCACTTTTAGATTGGGCTAACTGAACTTCTCATTCAGCCCACAAAacccttgttttttttttttcaacttttgatTGGGCTTAGGGCAAATTTAAAGCCCATAAACCCGTACAAATGGGCTAGTTTagctttttttgtttctttaagcCCACTAAACAGTTCATAAGTCAAGTGCAAAACCTTTGCAACTTCAAAACAGTTTCGAGTTCCACTTTCATAGTTGGACGCAAAGCAGAAAAAGCTCAACTATGGCGGAGTTGCAGCTGAACCAAAGCCAGTGTCATCTACGTAGCAGCCAATACCTCGGAGAAATCTCAGCCCTTTGTTTTCTCCACCTTCCCTCTCACCTCTCTTCCCTCCCTTATCTCGTAGCCGGTAAAACTTTCTTCCCTCAAATCTTCCCCcctcaaacttttttttatctaaatatCTAATATTTCCTCTGTTTAAATCAGGTTCTGGTTCTCAAGTTCTCCTTTATGATCTAGAATCAGCGACAATGATACAATCTTTTCAAGTCTTTCAAGGCATTCGCGTACATGGAATCATTTGTAGCTTAACTCATAATGCGTTAACTTATAAAGTTGTTGTTTGCGGTGAAAAGAGAGTAAAGTTATTTAACTTAAGTTTTGAATTGGTGTCCAAGTCAAACTCCCAGAGTCAACCAGAGTTCTGTGCGGATTTGAGTTTAGATCATTCTTTGCCCAGGTTTAGTCATTGGGTTTTAGATGTTTTGTTCTTaaaggtaaaatattttttgtctatTTTCATTTGACTGCAAAGTTCcattcattttttgttaatgttTGTTCTTGTATTGGGTGCTAGGACCATTGTCTTGCCATTGGATGCAGTGACAACTCTGTCCATCTTTGGGATATGTTAAACTCGAGCTTGGTTCTTCAAGTTCAGTCTCCAGGTTAGTTGCATCCAAATTCTGCAATTTTATGTACTCAATTCACCATTTCATGATGTTACATCAagtttttgacttttaattgattttttttagtgaactttattttccttttgtaacgtttattattatgttgaacatttttttttatttcatatgtAGATAGGTGTCTTTTGTATTCCATGAGATTATGGGGTGACAATCTTGAAGCTCTTCGTATTGCTTCTGGTACAATTTATAATGAGGTGGCTTGTCTTTCCTTGCAATCAATTCTTCtcctatttctttttaatgctttcactgtctttgaaattctttttagtGATTTAGTTAATGTAAAACCATTACTTCGccaattttaagtttttttggTTCTTGTTTAAAGTTTTACAATACTCATCCCTTAAACATGTCACCCTAGTTTTGTCCTTTTCCAATAACAGATTGAAATTGAGTGTGAAACCTGTTTGTTGTCATTATGCCATCATTATCATCGTCCTTATAGGTTTATACTCTGTAGTGGTTAACTTCAGTCGTTTGCACCATTGATATCAAGTGATTTCTTATTAACTTATTGACTTTGAGCAGATTATAGTTTGGAAAGTCGTTTGTCAACATGATTCTCCAAGTTTAACAAGTCCACTGGAAGATTGCATGAATTTAAGCAGTTCAAACCCAAACTTTATCAAGTGTCATGATCAGCAGTATAAAGCTGTTCACATATGTAGACTTGTTGGACATGAAGGTTCGATATTTCGCATTGTATGGTCTTCCAGTGGAGCCAAACTTGTTTCTGTTTCTGATGATCGTAGGTCaataagttttttaaaaactCCTTTCTTCTTATTGTTTTACTTTATTCTTGGAGTTATGTTATGCCTTAACATGGTATCTTTATCCATACAGTGCTCGTATCTGGACGATACATGTTGGACAGAATAATTGTGATGACAAAAGGGAGGTCATTGGTCCTGTGCTCTTTGGCCATAGTGCTCGGGTTTGGGACTGCTGTGTTTCTGATTCTGTAAGATTCATGTAATCCTGGTGCACTATTACTTGTACTATTCTTTCTGGCATATGTGAAATTTAACAAGAGCAGAgaactaagaaaataatatcTGTGATAGATTTAAACTTTGAACTTGTTCTATGTAATTTCTAGTATGCTTTTGGTGTCCTTTCCATATTCCAAAATGTGGCATCTTAGCTGCATCTAGAATTAGTCTGTTTCCTAGCTTGGTTTTTAAATTATGAAGTTCTCTATCAGAAACTGATTTCCCATAGTTTCTGTTAGATAATTATTACTGCTGGTGAGGACTGTACATGTCGTGTCTGGGGTCTGGATGGAAAGCAGCATAGGATGATTAAGGAGCATATGTAAGTTGTAAATCCAGATTTTTATACTTAagtttatttcttctttttgataTTTATGTGGCCTTTTATATTGAAACTGTGGTAATTTTAGGATGAAGTTGCTGTTGAATTAGCCCAAATCTGATCAAactaatatttttgtataatacacagtattaaaatatttttaattgcaGAGGAAGAGGCATATGGCGATGTTTATATGATCTAGACTCTTCACTTCTCATTACTGCTGGGTTTGACTCCGCAATTAAAGTTCATCAGTTGCACACCTCTGTTTATAAGACATTGAACTTGGAGAAAGATGCTGAATCCAAAGATATAATTGAGGGAGCACAGATAAGCACTATTCGCATCCCAAATTCAATGGAGCATGCTGGACTCATGGATAGGTAAAAAGTTCAATGGacaatataaaattttcatcataTTGCCTTTGAACATTGGCTTTTCCCTAAGATTCTATTACTATGCTCTTGAGTTTCTGCTCTGCTTGGCATGTCATATCAATGCCTCTTTAAGAAGGTACAAAAGTATTGGATATTCTATTGTGATGCTGGTATCTAACGTATTGTGATGCTGAATATTCTTGTGGTTGCTAAATATCTCTGTTGAAGGGCTCAAAACTGGTGCCTTGTGGGTCACAAACTTTTGTTCTCCCCCTATGCCTTAGCATTCTTTGCTCTacttctttcatttttgtatTATTTGGTTATTTTGTATCATTTACTTATGGTCAATTGGCATTGTTGGTTCCTGTTGTTGCAGCAAAAGTGAATACGTGCGCTCCTTGTATTTTAAATGTGAAAATATCCTTTATGTTGCCACAAATCATGGTTATCTGTACCATGCTCTGTTATCTGAGACAGGGGATGTCAAATGGACTGAACTAGTCCATGTCACTGGAGAGGTTCCAATTGTTTGTATGGATCTGTTGTCCAAAAACCTTTCTGAACATGATTGCAGTATAGATGATTGGATTGCTCTTGGAGATGGTAAAGGAAATATGACAGTTGTTGGAGTCACTGGTGATCGCTCCTCACCTGAAGTGGGCTTCACCTTTACTTGGTCAGCTGGAGCAGAAAGGCAACTCTTAGGAACTTACTGGTGTAAGTCACTAGGATGTAGGTaatgacttttcttttttaatctgATGATATCTTGAATTTTGTTCTCTGTCAGGTTCTGTAAAAACCTACATACTAGTTtgtgaattttaaatttctttattgtTTGGATCATTTATAGACCCCATTTGCTGGTTAAGGCAATTGAGAATTGCTGGTTTGCTAATATGACTATTTGATTGGTAAAGAAGTGACCAACTTTTATACCACATGCCCAATGCTCTTCAGTAGGAGAATCTGTAATTTTCCTGCTGATTATCTGGCATTTTCAGTTGAGAGACATCTTAGTCTTATGCTTTACTTTGAAGATGTAGaggattttgaattttcatcatttctgTTGTCTAGATATGTCTTCACCACTGATCCCAGAGGAGTTTTAAAGCTGTGGAGGTTGTATGACCCTTCACTATCTGTTTGTCATGATTCTGGAAGAATATCCCTTATAGCAGAATTCCCTTCATGTTTTGGAATACGAACAATGTGCTTGGATGTGTCATTTGAGGAAGAGGTATGTGTTAACCTTCTTTATGGCTAATCTGATTGGGCTTTCTCTCCTATGCTTTTAAGATGGAGTTTTTGATTCAAAACTAGAAAAGCCTTTTTAGTTTCAACATTGAAGAAAGTATTGTTAATGTGAAGCCAGATTTTGTTCAGTATGCTTTGTTTGCACAAAAAGGGATATATTGACGTTGGtattacatattatttatttacctgATGTATCTTGTACTTAAAACTTTTGCAGTTGCTGGTCTGTGGAGATCTGCGTGGTAATCTGGTTCTATTCCCTTTATCAAAGGACCTGTTGCTGTGTATGTCAACCATATCAGGTGTAAAGATATCTCCACTAAGTTATTTCAAAGGAGCTCATGGGATTTCAAGCGTGTCCAATATTTCAGTTGCCAGATTGAGTTGCAATCAAATTGAAATTCGCTCGGTATGATCTCAATTCCAAGTAAAAGGCAAATGTTGGAATTATAACTCTGTCTTACTTTTTTCTCCCACAATGGAATTTCCTTGGAAGTTTTTACGATTCAAAGtttataaaacaaacaaatttcTAATAAAGTTAAGATGTAACTTATATTATTTGTGCTCACTCAAGGAAAAGGGAACCTTATCTGTTAAGGAATTAATATGAACATCAAAGTAGCCTTAAAACAGGGACAATCATAGGGTAGCGtaaatgatatttaatggtgTGATGCACTAAAACCTTTTGGAAATGGCTTGATGCAAGTCTGCCTGTGTGCTTTTGTATTTCTTCATATGCAAGCATGTTTTAGTGTATTagttctttttctattttcctttcttgttcagACTGGAGCGGATGGGTGCATATGCTATTTAGACTATGACAAGGACCAAGAAAGTTTTGAATTTATAGGAATGAAACAAGTGAAAGAATTGAGTTTGATTGAATCTGTCTCTGCTGATTTCACGCCTGCTGATGATCTGGCAAACTGCAACTATGCAGCTGGTTTTGCATCAACAGATTTCTTAATATGGAATTTGATAACTGAGGCGAAGGTATTCTTCCTCCCCCCTTTCTTTCCTCCTTTGACAAAGGGGGTGCAGATGTTTAGGTTTTACATTTTGATTGCTAATGTGTTTGTTAGCACAGGTTGTGCAAATTCCATGTGGGGGATGGAGACGTCCTCATTCTTACTACCTTGGTGATGTACCAGAGATGAGGAACTGTTTTGCATATGTCAAGGTATGTTTAGTTCTAATGGTTCAACCTTCCTCCCTTGAGAAACTTCAGAAAACtgcataataattattctccAATTTATGTGATATTGCACCCGTCTATGACTATGGACTACTACCAAGTTAAGGCACTGTTGACAAGCACTCACCATTAAGCCACATCCTTGGAATTTCATGGATCAATAATCATATTTTCTGTCCTGTCTCCTGTTTCCTCAAGGTTGTTTAGTTTCTCTGCATGTCATTCATTTTCAATATCTTCTGCAGGATGAAATCATCTATATTCATAGGCATTGGTTACCAGGAAGTGGGAAAAAGATATTCCCCCAGAATTTACACTTACAGTTTCATGGAAGAGAGATGCATTCCTTATGCTTTGTCTATGAAAATTTGCAAGTTCAAGCAAATGAAGTGGAAACTTTAGTTGGCAAATCTAGTTGGATTGCAACTGGATGTGAAGATGGAACTGTGAGGTTAACTAGGTATGCTGATAGTCATCTTCCTTTTAGAATGTGATAGAATGCTCATCATTTTGGACACATGATTGATCTTATTTTCCCTGAAGAAACCTGGGATGATTGACCTGAGCTACGGCATTTGCATGTGCACTGCATATGCTATGTCATGTATTCTACGATACACGTACCTGTGATGTGTCTATATGTTCTTCCCTTGTTTTGTATCTCATTGATTCTTGAAAAGCTTAACCCTCAAATAGAGTATCTGATTGCATATGGTTGATTTAGGTTTACTCCTGAAATGGAGAATTGGTCCGCATCAAAATTGCTTGGGGAGCATGTTGGTGGATCTGCTATTAGATCAATATGCTTTGTGTCAAAGACACATATAATTGCTTCAGATGTGTCCAGCCTGCCTGGCTTGGAAAAGGGACAAAATGCCACTTCAGACAGCAAACAAAATCCATGTTTACTGGTTTCTGTTGGCGCAAAGCGTGTCCTGACTTCTTGGTTACTAAGAAATAGGAGACTGGATGAGAAGGAAGGAATATATGCTGGAGAAAACCATAATGGATGTGTAACTGGTTACGAATCAACAGTCAAACAGTGGTCATCATTGTCATTCCGGTGGCTCTCCACTGATATGCCGACTAAAAGTCCCACTGGAGGAAGAAATTACATAGTGAGTACAGCCAAAAATGTTTCTAGCCTCAATAATGATGCAAAGACCAGCTCAATTTTTCCAGAAAAGCAGGAAACAAAGTCAAAAACTTTCCCGGGGAATAAATATGAAGATGATTGGAGATACCTTGCTGTAACTGCCTTTCTTGTTAAATGTGCTGGTTCCAGGTAAGCTCTGCTGGtatcttctttttgtttttgttttttttctaataaaaaagaaaataaactatttcatTTTGTCTCTGTTGCAGGTTAACTGtttgttttgttgttgttgcttgttcggATGCCACACTTGCATTACGGGCTCTGGTCTTACCACATAGATTATGGTAGTCACAAAGGGTCATTTCTATTTCAGTTAATGGTCATtattaattccatttttaacACTTCTGCATGCATCATGATATTTATTTTGCTCCCTAATAAATTCAGGT
Protein-coding sequences here:
- the LOC18613782 gene encoding uncharacterized protein LOC18613782 isoform X1, with translation MAELQLNQSQCHLRSSQYLGEISALCFLHLPSHLSSLPYLVAGSGSQVLLYDLESATMIQSFQVFQGIRVHGIICSLTHNALTYKVVVCGEKRVKLFNLSFELVSKSNSQSQPEFCADLSLDHSLPRFSHWVLDVLFLKDHCLAIGCSDNSVHLWDMLNSSLVLQVQSPDRCLLYSMRLWGDNLEALRIASGTIYNEIIVWKVVCQHDSPSLTSPLEDCMNLSSSNPNFIKCHDQQYKAVHICRLVGHEGSIFRIVWSSSGAKLVSVSDDRSARIWTIHVGQNNCDDKREVIGPVLFGHSARVWDCCVSDSIIITAGEDCTCRVWGLDGKQHRMIKEHIGRGIWRCLYDLDSSLLITAGFDSAIKVHQLHTSVYKTLNLEKDAESKDIIEGAQISTIRIPNSMEHAGLMDSKSEYVRSLYFKCENILYVATNHGYLYHALLSETGDVKWTELVHVTGEVPIVCMDLLSKNLSEHDCSIDDWIALGDGKGNMTVVGVTGDRSSPEVGFTFTWSAGAERQLLGTYWCKSLGCRYVFTTDPRGVLKLWRLYDPSLSVCHDSGRISLIAEFPSCFGIRTMCLDVSFEEELLVCGDLRGNLVLFPLSKDLLLCMSTISGVKISPLSYFKGAHGISSVSNISVARLSCNQIEIRSTGADGCICYLDYDKDQESFEFIGMKQVKELSLIESVSADFTPADDLANCNYAAGFASTDFLIWNLITEAKVVQIPCGGWRRPHSYYLGDVPEMRNCFAYVKDEIIYIHRHWLPGSGKKIFPQNLHLQFHGREMHSLCFVYENLQVQANEVETLVGKSSWIATGCEDGTVRLTRFTPEMENWSASKLLGEHVGGSAIRSICFVSKTHIIASDVSSLPGLEKGQNATSDSKQNPCLLVSVGAKRVLTSWLLRNRRLDEKEGIYAGENHNGCVTGYESTVKQWSSLSFRWLSTDMPTKSPTGGRNYIVSTAKNVSSLNNDAKTSSIFPEKQETKSKTFPGNKYEDDWRYLAVTAFLVKCAGSRLTVCFVVVACSDATLALRALVLPHRLWFDVALLASMPSPVLALQHVVVPVHTPSKGNILIGNLYIVISGATDGSISFWDITESVETFVQRVSSLNIEKFIDCQKRPRTGRGSQGGRQWRSLNNSMSKKRFGGNSVTRKPGDAANSDLLYATCGTSSELNDLESSSKNCSQAMHNALQLETSRIDSSPEICEIQPIHVMSNVHQSGVNCLHLSGMDYQGSENCFLFNIVSGGDDQALHCLRFKLTQSSMDLGAKILTTETIKSTIQSESIEKTVYCNSQNQTQNYHIRFFNHHRIATAHSSAIKGIWTDGTWVFSTGLDQRIRCWLVGEHGKLTEHAHLIISVPEPEALDARACGRNHYQIAVAGRGMQMVEFFAALQ
- the LOC18613782 gene encoding uncharacterized protein LOC18613782 isoform X2, whose protein sequence is MAELQLNQSQCHLRSSQYLGEISALCFLHLPSHLSSLPYLVAGSGSQVLLYDLESATMIQSFQVFQGIRVHGIICSLTHNALTYKVVVCGEKRVKLFNLSFELVSKSNSQSQPEFCADLSLDHSLPRFSHWVLDVLFLKDHCLAIGCSDNSVHLWDMLNSSLVLQVQSPDRCLLYSMRLWGDNLEALRIASGTIYNEIIVWKVVCQHDSPSLTSPLEDCMNLSSSNPNFIKCHDQQYKAVHICRLVGHEGSIFRIVWSSSGAKLVSVSDDRSARIWTIHVGQNNCDDKREVIGPVLFGHSARVWDCCVSDSIIITAGEDCTCRVWGLDGKQHRMIKEHIGRGIWRCLYDLDSSLLITAGFDSAIKVHQLHTSVYKTLNLEKDAESKDIIEGAQISTIRIPNSMEHAGLMDSIDDWIALGDGKGNMTVVGVTGDRSSPEVGFTFTWSAGAERQLLGTYWCKSLGCRYVFTTDPRGVLKLWRLYDPSLSVCHDSGRISLIAEFPSCFGIRTMCLDVSFEEELLVCGDLRGNLVLFPLSKDLLLCMSTISGVKISPLSYFKGAHGISSVSNISVARLSCNQIEIRSTGADGCICYLDYDKDQESFEFIGMKQVKELSLIESVSADFTPADDLANCNYAAGFASTDFLIWNLITEAKVVQIPCGGWRRPHSYYLGDVPEMRNCFAYVKDEIIYIHRHWLPGSGKKIFPQNLHLQFHGREMHSLCFVYENLQVQANEVETLVGKSSWIATGCEDGTVRLTRFTPEMENWSASKLLGEHVGGSAIRSICFVSKTHIIASDVSSLPGLEKGQNATSDSKQNPCLLVSVGAKRVLTSWLLRNRRLDEKEGIYAGENHNGCVTGYESTVKQWSSLSFRWLSTDMPTKSPTGGRNYIVSTAKNVSSLNNDAKTSSIFPEKQETKSKTFPGNKYEDDWRYLAVTAFLVKCAGSRLTVCFVVVACSDATLALRALVLPHRLWFDVALLASMPSPVLALQHVVVPVHTPSKGNILIGNLYIVISGATDGSISFWDITESVETFVQRVSSLNIEKFIDCQKRPRTGRGSQGGRQWRSLNNSMSKKRFGGNSVTRKPGDAANSDLLYATCGTSSELNDLESSSKNCSQAMHNALQLETSRIDSSPEICEIQPIHVMSNVHQSGVNCLHLSGMDYQGSENCFLFNIVSGGDDQALHCLRFKLTQSSMDLGAKILTTETIKSTIQSESIEKTVYCNSQNQTQNYHIRFFNHHRIATAHSSAIKGIWTDGTWVFSTGLDQRIRCWLVGEHGKLTEHAHLIISVPEPEALDARACGRNHYQIAVAGRGMQMVEFFAALQ